One Deinococcus sp. LM3 genomic region harbors:
- a CDS encoding Atu2307/SP_0267 family LLM class monooxygenase has protein sequence MKLGIDSFAAVVSDPVTGVTLSPADRLANLLEEIEVADRSGVHSFGVGEHHRPEYLDSAPSLILAAAAARTESIRLNSAVTVLSADDPVRVFQQYATLDLLSRGRAELVVGRGSFIEAYPLFGLNTQDYDSLFSEKLELLLRLRGDTHVHWSGRHRAPLRGQGVYPRPQQPQLPVWVGVGGTPESFVRAGRLGLPLMVAIIGGDFRAFRPLVDLYREAGAQAGHAPETLRVGVHAFGFVGDSDEGARDDFWPGYARMLDTLGRERGWAPPRRAQFDAACGPTGPYLIGTPDTVAAKLRFVHGALGGVDRLSFQMTNVLMPHARMLRSVELLGREVAPQVADL, from the coding sequence ATGAAACTCGGCATTGATAGCTTCGCGGCGGTGGTATCCGACCCGGTCACGGGCGTGACCCTCTCACCGGCCGACCGCCTCGCGAACCTGCTGGAGGAGATCGAGGTCGCCGACCGCAGCGGCGTGCACTCCTTCGGGGTGGGCGAGCACCACCGGCCCGAGTACCTGGATTCCGCGCCGTCCCTGATCCTGGCGGCCGCTGCCGCCCGCACGGAGAGCATCCGCCTGAACAGCGCCGTGACGGTCCTGAGTGCCGATGATCCCGTGCGGGTGTTCCAGCAGTACGCCACGCTGGACCTGCTGTCGCGCGGGCGGGCGGAACTGGTCGTGGGGCGCGGGTCGTTCATCGAGGCGTACCCGCTGTTTGGCCTGAACACGCAGGACTACGACTCGCTGTTCAGCGAGAAACTGGAGTTGCTGCTGCGCCTGCGCGGGGACACGCACGTGCACTGGTCGGGCCGGCACCGTGCGCCGCTGCGCGGTCAGGGCGTGTACCCGCGCCCGCAGCAGCCGCAGTTGCCGGTGTGGGTGGGGGTGGGCGGCACGCCGGAGTCGTTCGTGCGGGCCGGGCGGCTGGGGCTGCCGCTGATGGTGGCGATCATCGGCGGGGACTTCCGGGCGTTCCGGCCGCTGGTGGACCTGTACCGCGAGGCGGGCGCGCAGGCCGGGCACGCCCCGGAGACCCTGCGGGTGGGTGTGCACGCCTTCGGCTTCGTGGGCGACAGCGACGAGGGCGCACGGGACGACTTCTGGCCAGGGTACGCGCGGATGCTGGACACGCTGGGCCGCGAGCGGGGCTGGGCGCCGCCGAGGCGCGCGCAGTTCGACGCGGCGTGCGGACCGACCGGCCCGTACCTGATCGGCACGCCGGACACCGTGGCCGCCAAGCTGCGGTTCGTGCACGGGGCGCTGGGCGGCGTGGACCGCCTGAGTTTCCAGATGACGAACGTGCTGATGCCGCACGCGCGGATGCTGCGCTCGGTCGAGCTGCTGGGCCGGGAGGTCGCCCCGCAGGTCGCGGACCTGTAG
- the lpdA gene encoding dihydrolipoyl dehydrogenase, whose amino-acid sequence MTKSYDYDVLVIGAGPGGYHAAIRAAQLGLKVACAERDTVGGVCLNVGCIPTKALLHAGEQIAAARHAADFGLTFGEQKLDIAKLNGWKDGIVKKLTGGVGSLFKANKVTHLIGQASFIDEHTVQVGDKTYTAANFIIATGSEPAKLPGLDVDQERIVDSTGALVMPDPVPARMLCIGGGVIGFEFAHVYNNMGSKVKVIEFMPNVIPGADADAVKEFTKIMKKQGIEIAVQTKANRAEKKADGIHVELEDVKTGTKTTEVFDRVLVAVGRRPRTDGLNAQAAGVNVTERGFIPADTRQRSNVPHIYVVGDVASNPMLAHKAMKEGLVAAEVIAGKPAEQDAVAIPGVVYTSPELAWVGLTEAEAKEKGYDVKTGVFPLSASGRAMTLQATDGFVKMVVEKDTDLLLGVHIVGPHASDLLGEASLALEMAATASDIALTIHAHPTLGESVLEAAEAVHKQAIHIMNR is encoded by the coding sequence ATGACGAAATCCTATGACTACGACGTGCTCGTGATCGGTGCGGGTCCCGGCGGGTACCACGCCGCCATCCGCGCCGCGCAGCTGGGCCTGAAGGTCGCCTGCGCCGAACGCGACACGGTGGGCGGCGTATGCCTGAACGTGGGCTGCATTCCCACCAAGGCGCTGCTGCACGCCGGTGAGCAGATCGCCGCCGCGCGGCACGCCGCCGACTTCGGCCTGACCTTCGGTGAGCAGAAGCTGGACATCGCCAAACTGAACGGCTGGAAGGACGGCATCGTCAAGAAACTCACGGGCGGCGTGGGCAGCCTGTTCAAGGCGAACAAGGTCACGCACCTGATCGGGCAGGCCAGCTTCATCGACGAGCACACCGTGCAGGTCGGCGACAAGACGTACACGGCCGCGAACTTCATCATCGCGACCGGCTCAGAGCCCGCCAAGCTGCCGGGCCTGGACGTGGATCAGGAGAGAATCGTGGATTCCACGGGCGCGCTGGTCATGCCGGACCCGGTGCCCGCACGGATGCTGTGCATCGGGGGCGGCGTGATCGGCTTCGAGTTCGCGCACGTGTACAACAACATGGGCAGCAAAGTGAAGGTCATCGAGTTCATGCCGAACGTGATTCCGGGCGCGGACGCCGACGCCGTCAAGGAATTCACGAAGATCATGAAGAAGCAGGGCATCGAGATCGCCGTGCAGACCAAGGCCAACCGCGCCGAGAAGAAAGCCGACGGCATTCACGTGGAACTGGAAGACGTGAAGACCGGCACGAAAACCACCGAGGTCTTCGACCGGGTGCTGGTCGCCGTGGGCCGCCGACCCCGCACGGACGGCCTGAACGCCCAGGCGGCCGGCGTGAACGTCACGGAGCGCGGGTTCATTCCCGCCGACACCCGCCAGCGCAGCAACGTGCCGCACATCTACGTGGTGGGTGACGTGGCCAGCAACCCCATGCTGGCGCACAAGGCCATGAAGGAGGGTCTGGTGGCCGCCGAGGTGATCGCCGGGAAGCCCGCCGAGCAGGACGCCGTCGCCATTCCCGGCGTGGTGTACACCAGCCCGGAACTCGCCTGGGTGGGCCTGACCGAGGCCGAGGCGAAAGAGAAGGGCTACGACGTGAAGACCGGCGTGTTCCCCCTGAGCGCCTCTGGGCGCGCCATGACGCTGCAGGCCACGGACGGCTTCGTAAAGATGGTCGTCGAGAAGGACACGGACCTGCTGCTGGGCGTGCACATCGTCGGCCCGCACGCCAGCGACCTGCTCGGCGAGGCCAGCCTGGCCCTGGAAATGGCCGCCACCGCCAGCGATATCGCCCTGACCATCCACGCGCACCCCACCCTGGGCGAGAGCGTGCTGGAGGCCGCCGAGGCCGTCCACAAGCAGGCCATTCACATCATGAACCGCTGA
- the hemW gene encoding radical SAM family heme chaperone HemW — protein MSADPAAQPSPAPDVVRHLYVHVPFCPTICPYCDFHVLTRRAGLVERYLERLEVEAAALAATYRVDLDTVYLGGGTPSFLRDAEIEALVGSVRRHLGWGRLENTLEVNPGTVTPERSAHWRALGFDRASVGVQSLDDATLKFLGRQHDAQQAREAVTTLIGTGFRVSGDLITAVPGQPLESDIQGLLDLGVGHVSAYTLTIEPGTEFARRGVTVEEEDERRGFEQTEALLTARGLTRYEISNYARPGQESRHNLAYWQGRTYLGLGPGAAGHYPADGGWQMADGAGPRAADVLTVRRTNPHLHEWLTGEAGAPEAIDAPEFVTDALFMGLRLRAGVNLGDLSRRSGLDVPQVYAAPIAANVARGLLTLDGEQLRATPEGWWVLNRVITDFLEV, from the coding sequence GTGAGTGCCGACCCTGCCGCCCAGCCCAGCCCTGCCCCGGACGTGGTGCGGCACCTGTACGTGCACGTGCCGTTCTGCCCGACCATCTGCCCGTACTGTGATTTTCATGTGCTGACGCGCCGCGCCGGGCTGGTGGAGCGCTACCTGGAGCGGCTGGAGGTCGAGGCGGCGGCGCTGGCCGCCACGTACCGTGTGGATCTGGACACGGTGTACCTGGGGGGCGGGACGCCCAGTTTCCTGCGGGACGCGGAGATAGAGGCGCTGGTGGGCAGCGTGCGCCGTCACCTGGGCTGGGGCCGCCTGGAGAACACGCTGGAAGTGAATCCGGGGACGGTCACGCCGGAGCGCTCAGCGCACTGGCGGGCGCTGGGCTTCGACCGGGCCAGCGTGGGCGTGCAGAGCCTGGACGACGCGACCCTGAAGTTCCTGGGCCGCCAGCATGACGCGCAGCAGGCGCGCGAGGCGGTCACCACCCTGATCGGGACGGGCTTCCGGGTGAGTGGGGACCTGATCACGGCCGTGCCGGGGCAACCGCTGGAGAGTGACATTCAGGGCCTGCTGGACCTGGGCGTGGGGCACGTCAGTGCGTACACGCTGACCATCGAGCCCGGCACGGAATTCGCGCGCCGGGGCGTGACGGTCGAGGAGGAGGACGAGCGGCGCGGCTTCGAGCAGACCGAGGCCCTACTGACCGCGCGCGGCCTGACCCGTTACGAGATCAGCAACTACGCCCGGCCCGGTCAGGAATCCCGGCATAACCTCGCGTACTGGCAGGGCCGCACGTACCTGGGGCTGGGGCCGGGGGCTGCGGGACATTACCCGGCAGATGGCGGATGGCAGATGGCGGATGGGGCCGGACCGCGCGCGGCGGACGTGTTGACGGTGCGGCGCACGAATCCGCACCTGCACGAGTGGCTGACCGGCGAGGCGGGTGCGCCGGAGGCCATCGACGCGCCCGAGTTCGTCACGGACGCGCTGTTCATGGGCCTGCGCCTGCGCGCGGGCGTGAACCTGGGTGACCTGTCGCGCCGCAGCGGCCTGGACGTGCCGCAGGTGTACGCGGCGCCCATCGCGGCGAACGTGGCGCGCGGCCTGCTGACCCTGGACGGTGAGCAGTTGCGGGCCACGCCCGAGGGCTGGTGGGTGCTGAACCGCGTGATCACGGACTTTCTGGAGGTGTAA
- a CDS encoding PaaI family thioesterase encodes MTDAPLTNDRQRTYTWADTAPALAALRTLSGLEFLRAIARGDLPPSPVGMTLGMEPLREEDFTEGRAVFRLKPQEFHYNPIGSVHGGVFATLLDSALACAIHTTLPAGVGYTTLELKFNCVRPLIAGGPEVQAVGQVVAGTRQTAIAEGRIVDDTGKLYAHATTTCLILR; translated from the coding sequence ATGACCGACGCGCCCCTCACGAACGACCGCCAGCGCACCTACACCTGGGCCGACACCGCCCCCGCCCTGGCCGCCCTGCGCACCCTCAGCGGCCTGGAATTCCTGCGCGCCATCGCCCGCGGCGACCTGCCCCCCTCGCCGGTCGGCATGACGCTCGGCATGGAACCCCTGCGCGAGGAGGACTTCACCGAAGGCCGCGCCGTGTTCCGCCTGAAACCACAGGAATTCCACTACAACCCCATCGGCAGCGTGCACGGCGGCGTGTTCGCCACTCTGCTCGACTCCGCGCTGGCCTGCGCCATCCACACCACGCTACCCGCCGGGGTGGGGTACACCACCCTGGAACTGAAATTCAACTGCGTCCGCCCCCTGATCGCCGGCGGCCCCGAAGTGCAGGCCGTCGGGCAGGTCGTCGCTGGCACCCGCCAGACCGCCATCGCCGAGGGCCGCATCGTGGACGACACCGGAAAACTGTACGCGCACGCCACGACCACCTGCCTGATCCTGCGGTAA
- a CDS encoding DUF87 domain-containing protein → MQDYEKLGAFYLGRTVDPNTNQPTDELLLYDSADLTTHAVIIGMTGSGKTGLGLSLIEEALMDGVPVLAVDPKGDLGNLLLTFPDLAPGDFRPWVDEAEAARAGVSADDLAAQKSALWHKGLGEWGQSGERIRTLREKADFAVYTPGGSAGLPVSVLKGFDAPPPEIMDDADALRERIQGTVTGLLGLLGLSADPMRSREHVLLSNLLGHAWGEGQSLDMGGLIAGIQAPPFAQIGVMPVDAFYPPKERFELAMSLNNLLASPGFAAWTQGEPLDVGRFLFTPEGKPRVSVMSIAHLGDAERMFFVSMLLNATLAWMRTQSGTSSLRAVLYMDEIAGYFPPNGNPPSKPPMLTLLKQARAFGLGVVLSTQNPVDLDYKGLSNTGTWMIGRLQTDNDKARVLEALQGATSGLNALTREQLDALLSGLGKRVFLMHNVHEARPTLFTTRWTMSYLAGPITGTQIRRLMGERKADGGRQKADGPAGVSSSAISLPPSAPAKPVVPPGITEVFVPTGAPDVQYHARLLAVAQVRYASVKYRVDVAGVLPLVVDVTDGPIPVTWDGATDLPIDPNTLEQSGVDGATFSDVPAALLNAKNHARWAKEAAKFVAGSRPLTLWQEPGSGLISAPGEAEGDFRARASLAGREARDAAVQKLRAKYAPKVTALQDRLARAQGKVQQQQAQAQQAGLQAAMSVGVGVLGALFGGGRKTTALRSGVSGMGRSMREGQDVQAAQTELAQVAAQLQELQAQVQSEVDALTLTASSDLVQVDVKAKSTDVTVPLVALAWLPYTRAASGLLTPAWDAPT, encoded by the coding sequence ATGCAGGATTACGAGAAGCTGGGCGCGTTCTACCTGGGCAGGACGGTCGACCCGAACACGAATCAACCGACGGATGAACTGCTGCTGTACGACAGCGCGGACCTGACCACGCACGCCGTGATCATCGGCATGACCGGCAGCGGCAAGACGGGCCTGGGCCTGAGCCTGATCGAGGAGGCCCTGATGGACGGCGTGCCGGTCCTGGCGGTCGATCCGAAGGGGGATCTGGGGAACCTGCTGCTGACCTTCCCGGATCTCGCGCCGGGCGATTTCCGCCCGTGGGTGGACGAGGCGGAGGCCGCGCGGGCGGGTGTGTCGGCCGATGATCTGGCGGCGCAGAAGTCGGCGTTGTGGCACAAGGGGCTGGGCGAGTGGGGCCAGAGTGGAGAGCGGATCCGGACGCTGCGGGAGAAGGCGGATTTCGCGGTGTACACGCCGGGCGGCAGCGCGGGCCTGCCGGTCAGCGTCCTGAAGGGCTTCGACGCGCCGCCCCCCGAGATCATGGACGACGCGGACGCCCTGCGTGAGCGCATTCAGGGCACCGTGACGGGCCTGCTGGGCCTGCTGGGTCTGAGTGCCGATCCCATGCGCTCGCGCGAGCACGTGCTGCTGTCGAACCTGCTGGGGCACGCGTGGGGCGAGGGGCAGTCGCTGGACATGGGCGGCCTGATCGCCGGGATTCAGGCGCCGCCCTTCGCGCAGATCGGCGTGATGCCGGTGGACGCCTTCTACCCGCCGAAGGAGCGCTTCGAGCTGGCCATGAGCCTGAACAACCTGCTGGCCTCGCCGGGCTTCGCCGCGTGGACGCAGGGCGAGCCGCTGGACGTGGGCCGGTTCCTGTTCACGCCGGAAGGGAAACCGCGCGTGTCGGTCATGAGCATCGCGCACCTGGGGGACGCCGAACGCATGTTCTTCGTGTCGATGCTCCTGAACGCCACCCTCGCGTGGATGCGCACGCAGTCCGGCACGAGCTCCCTGCGGGCCGTGCTGTACATGGACGAGATCGCCGGGTACTTCCCGCCGAACGGGAACCCGCCCAGCAAGCCGCCCATGCTGACCCTGCTGAAGCAGGCGCGGGCCTTCGGGCTGGGCGTCGTGCTGTCCACGCAGAACCCCGTGGACCTCGATTACAAGGGCCTGAGCAACACCGGCACCTGGATGATCGGCCGCCTCCAGACCGACAACGACAAGGCCCGCGTGCTGGAGGCGCTGCAGGGCGCGACCAGCGGCCTGAACGCCCTGACCCGCGAGCAGCTGGACGCCCTGCTGTCCGGCCTGGGCAAGCGCGTGTTCCTGATGCACAACGTCCACGAGGCCCGCCCCACACTGTTCACCACCCGCTGGACCATGAGTTACCTCGCCGGGCCGATCACCGGCACGCAGATCCGGCGACTGATGGGGGAGAGGAAGGCGGATGGCGGAAGGCAGAAGGCAGATGGCCCGGCTGGGGTTTCGTCTTCGGCCATCAGCCTTCCGCCATCCGCGCCGGCAAAACCCGTGGTTCCGCCCGGCATCACCGAGGTCTTCGTGCCTACCGGCGCGCCGGACGTGCAGTACCACGCGCGGTTGCTGGCGGTCGCGCAGGTGCGGTACGCCTCGGTGAAGTACCGCGTGGACGTGGCGGGCGTGCTGCCGCTGGTGGTGGACGTGACGGACGGCCCCATTCCCGTCACCTGGGACGGAGCGACCGACCTGCCCATCGATCCGAACACGCTGGAGCAGTCGGGCGTGGACGGCGCGACCTTCTCGGACGTGCCGGCGGCGCTGCTGAACGCGAAGAACCACGCGCGCTGGGCGAAGGAGGCTGCGAAGTTCGTGGCGGGCAGCCGACCCCTGACGCTGTGGCAGGAGCCGGGCAGCGGCCTGATCAGCGCGCCGGGCGAGGCCGAGGGGGACTTCCGGGCGCGGGCCAGTCTGGCCGGGCGGGAAGCCAGGGACGCCGCCGTGCAGAAACTCCGCGCGAAGTACGCTCCGAAAGTCACGGCCCTTCAGGACCGCCTGGCGCGCGCGCAGGGGAAGGTGCAGCAGCAGCAGGCGCAGGCGCAGCAGGCCGGGTTGCAGGCCGCCATGAGCGTCGGTGTGGGCGTGCTGGGCGCGCTGTTCGGCGGCGGGCGCAAGACGACCGCGCTGCGCAGCGGCGTGTCCGGCATGGGCCGCTCCATGCGCGAGGGGCAGGACGTGCAGGCCGCGCAGACCGAACTGGCGCAGGTCGCGGCGCAACTGCAGGAGTTGCAGGCGCAGGTGCAGTCCGAGGTGGACGCCCTGACCCTGACCGCCAGCAGCGACCTCGTGCAGGTGGATGTGAAAGCGAAGAGTACCGACGTGACTGTGCCGCTGGTGGCCCTGGCGTGGCTGCCGTACACCCGCGCGGCCAGCGGCCTGCTGACCCCCGCGTGGGACGCGCCCACCTGA
- a CDS encoding AEC family transporter: MLQALGNVLLPVMLVAGLGALLSWRMPVDQGTVARLTMYLLIPALVLDVILRTPVRAAEAAQLGAAYLLVMAASLLLGWLCGLGRPGSERRALSASVGIWNSGNMGLPMALFAFGQAGFERATVVFLVSIVAMYVVGPALFGSGTRGDAGGGGWRGALGAVLRLPTVWVAAAALLLRALDVTLPQGLSRGVSLLAQATLPLVLLSLGLQLGAGGWPHLHGRLWLAAAARLIGGPLLGLGVGALCGLRGESLAVLILSASMPTAVNALLIAREYDGDTDTVAGVVLLSTLGSVVTIAGVVALLPRLG, encoded by the coding sequence ATGCTTCAGGCGCTGGGGAACGTGCTGCTGCCGGTCATGCTGGTGGCAGGCCTGGGCGCGCTGCTGTCGTGGCGGATGCCGGTGGATCAGGGCACGGTGGCGCGGCTGACCATGTACCTGCTGATTCCGGCGCTGGTGCTGGACGTGATCCTGCGCACCCCGGTCCGCGCCGCCGAGGCCGCGCAGCTGGGCGCGGCGTACCTGCTGGTCATGGCGGCGTCGCTGCTGCTGGGCTGGTTGTGCGGACTGGGCCGCCCAGGGAGCGAGCGGCGCGCCCTGAGCGCCAGCGTGGGCATCTGGAACAGCGGGAACATGGGGCTGCCGATGGCGCTGTTCGCGTTCGGGCAGGCGGGTTTCGAGCGGGCGACCGTGGTGTTTCTGGTGTCCATCGTGGCGATGTACGTGGTCGGCCCGGCCCTGTTCGGCAGCGGCACGCGGGGCGATGCCGGGGGCGGCGGGTGGCGGGGAGCGCTGGGCGCGGTGCTGCGCCTGCCGACCGTGTGGGTGGCGGCGGCGGCGCTGCTGCTGCGGGCGCTGGACGTGACGCTCCCGCAGGGCCTGTCGCGCGGCGTGTCGCTGCTGGCCCAGGCGACGCTGCCGCTGGTGCTGCTGTCGCTGGGCCTGCAACTCGGGGCGGGCGGCTGGCCGCACCTGCACGGGCGGCTGTGGCTGGCGGCGGCGGCGCGGCTGATCGGGGGGCCGCTGCTGGGGCTGGGTGTGGGTGCGCTGTGCGGCCTGCGGGGCGAGTCGCTGGCGGTGCTGATCCTGTCGGCCAGCATGCCGACCGCCGTGAACGCTCTGCTGATCGCCCGCGAGTACGACGGGGACACGGACACGGTGGCGGGCGTGGTGCTACTCAGCACGCTGGGCAGCGTCGTGACGATCGCGGGCGTGGTGGCCCTGCTGCCCCGCCTGGGCTGA
- the rpmF gene encoding 50S ribosomal protein L32 encodes MAKHPVPKKKTSKSKRDMRRSHHALVAPNLTECPQCHAKKLSHHICPSCGYYDGRQVLAV; translated from the coding sequence ATGGCCAAGCACCCCGTCCCCAAGAAGAAGACCAGCAAGAGCAAGCGCGACATGCGCCGCAGCCACCACGCCCTCGTCGCGCCCAACCTGACCGAGTGCCCCCAGTGCCACGCGAAGAAGCTCAGCCACCACATCTGCCCCAGCTGCGGTTACTACGACGGCCGCCAGGTGCTGGCCGTCTGA
- a CDS encoding trimeric intracellular cation channel family protein — translation MHELQWTPITLATGLHALDLIGVLAFALSGALLGVRKRFDLFGVLVLGCVTAVGGGAIRDTLTGQTPPLFLRDETYLWAALAGAALAFAFGERLARFERTLSVFDTAGLALFAASGAIGAINIGLGPLGVVFAGMLSGVGGGIIRDLIANEVPEVMYRRDQLYATAAAAGALTVWLLHAHVTPFQAQFAGAAVVVALRWLSRRGWVKLPVRRLPGA, via the coding sequence GTGCATGAACTGCAGTGGACTCCGATCACGCTGGCCACGGGCCTGCACGCCCTGGACCTGATCGGCGTGCTGGCCTTCGCGCTGTCCGGGGCGCTGCTGGGCGTCCGCAAACGCTTCGACCTGTTCGGGGTGCTGGTGCTGGGCTGCGTGACCGCCGTGGGCGGAGGCGCGATCCGCGACACGCTGACCGGGCAGACCCCGCCGCTGTTCCTGCGGGACGAGACGTACCTGTGGGCGGCCCTGGCCGGCGCGGCGCTGGCCTTCGCGTTCGGGGAGCGGCTGGCGCGGTTCGAACGGACCCTCAGCGTGTTCGACACCGCCGGACTGGCCCTGTTCGCGGCGTCCGGCGCGATCGGCGCGATCAACATCGGGCTGGGGCCGCTGGGCGTGGTGTTCGCCGGGATGCTCTCCGGGGTGGGCGGCGGGATCATCCGCGACCTGATCGCCAACGAGGTCCCGGAAGTCATGTACCGCCGCGACCAGCTGTACGCCACCGCCGCCGCCGCCGGGGCGCTGACCGTGTGGCTGCTGCACGCGCACGTCACGCCGTTTCAGGCGCAGTTCGCGGGCGCAGCCGTGGTCGTCGCGCTGCGCTGGCTGTCCCGGCGCGGCTGGGTGAAACTCCCGGTGCGCCGCCTGCCCGGAGCCTGA
- a CDS encoding deoxyribodipyrimidine photo-lyase has translation MIHDSRVQVLRPGTPRRQGFVLLWVQATVRTRDNHALEYGVREANRLNLPLVAVFGLTPGYPEANARHYAYLLEGLRDLRVNLAARGIPLRVTLGDPPAAVLAAAGGAALVVTDVGYTRIQREWRGWLADRLDVPLMQVESEALIPVGVVSGKQEYAARTIRPKIHRLWHDYLVPLDAHDLRKQTRDWEAGEDVSDPAALLKTLPIDHSVPPGDEEGGENAAHDLLEDFITRKLDTYDTRRNDPTVDGSSRLSAHLHYGQLSPLSAAIAAREHGGPGADAFLEELIVRRELSFNYTTYNPHYDRYEGLPSWARATLAEHAGDRREYTYTRAELDGAQTHDPYWNAAQRQMTRTGRMHNYMRMYWGKKILEWTPTPQQAYTEMLWLNNRHEQDGRDPNSYAGIGWVLGLHDRPWTRRPIFGTVRYMNAGGLKRKFDIDRYARQWAE, from the coding sequence ATGATCCATGACTCCCGCGTGCAGGTCCTGCGGCCCGGCACGCCCCGCCGCCAGGGGTTCGTGCTGCTGTGGGTGCAGGCCACCGTCCGCACCCGCGACAACCACGCCCTGGAGTACGGGGTGCGCGAGGCCAACCGCCTGAACCTGCCCCTGGTGGCCGTGTTCGGCCTGACGCCCGGCTACCCGGAGGCGAACGCCCGCCACTACGCGTACCTGCTGGAGGGCCTGCGCGACCTGCGCGTGAACCTCGCTGCGCGCGGCATTCCGCTGCGCGTCACGCTGGGCGACCCGCCCGCTGCGGTCCTGGCGGCGGCCGGGGGCGCGGCGCTCGTCGTGACCGACGTGGGCTACACCCGCATCCAGCGCGAGTGGCGCGGGTGGCTGGCCGACCGGCTGGACGTACCGCTCATGCAGGTGGAATCCGAGGCCCTCATTCCTGTGGGCGTGGTCAGCGGCAAGCAGGAGTACGCGGCGCGCACCATCCGCCCGAAGATCCACCGGCTGTGGCACGACTATCTCGTCCCGCTGGACGCCCACGACCTGAGAAAGCAGACGCGCGACTGGGAGGCGGGCGAGGACGTCAGCGACCCTGCCGCCCTCCTGAAGACCCTGCCCATCGACCACAGCGTGCCCCCCGGCGACGAGGAAGGCGGCGAGAACGCCGCACACGACCTGCTTGAGGACTTCATCACCCGCAAACTCGACACCTACGACACCCGCCGCAACGACCCCACCGTGGACGGCAGCAGCCGCCTGAGCGCCCACCTGCACTACGGGCAACTCTCGCCCCTGAGCGCCGCCATCGCCGCCCGCGAACACGGCGGCCCCGGCGCGGACGCCTTCCTGGAAGAACTGATCGTGCGGCGCGAACTCAGCTTCAACTACACCACCTACAACCCCCACTACGACCGCTACGAGGGCCTGCCCAGCTGGGCACGCGCCACCCTGGCGGAACACGCCGGGGACCGCCGCGAATACACCTACACCCGCGCCGAACTGGACGGGGCACAGACGCATGACCCGTACTGGAACGCCGCGCAACGACAGATGACCCGCACCGGCCGCATGCACAACTACATGCGCATGTACTGGGGCAAGAAAATCCTCGAATGGACCCCCACCCCCCAGCAGGCGTACACCGAGATGCTGTGGCTGAACAACCGCCACGAACAGGACGGCCGCGACCCGAACAGTTACGCCGGCATCGGCTGGGTCCTGGGCCTGCACGACCGCCCCTGGACGCGCCGCCCCATCTTCGGCACCGTCCGCTACATGAACGCCGGCGGCCTGAAACGCAAATTCGATATCGACCGCTACGCCCGGCAGTGGGCGGAGTAG
- a CDS encoding MBL fold metallo-hydrolase yields MTDVAPLPAQYVTSGGARVYTLPVRAFPNFRANAYLLVRGDPHAPAYAALVDTGGSGPDNLVDLQAGLAAVRAGYGEAVALDTLTRIVITHPHPDHLGGLSALREYTDVPVAAFHSAVPFIEQPGAIRSAWLTQPDAQAVWLGLPPGSELDGRIRRRGSNLTVPRALPVATPLHDGDVLDDLLHVIHTPGHEGNQICLRVDEVLLSADHLLPLNSPPLMPARFLRGSGVAAYLDSLDRVERLDGVTLALGGHDGPMSDPRARIHALRGRTHEKLDGLLAACTHPMTIHDLLLALHPRLRSIQAVLLLDQTAALAEYLAATGALSETTREDGAGLFTRT; encoded by the coding sequence ATGACCGACGTGGCCCCCCTTCCCGCGCAGTACGTGACGAGTGGCGGCGCGCGCGTGTACACGCTGCCCGTGCGGGCCTTCCCGAACTTCCGCGCGAACGCCTACCTGCTGGTGCGTGGTGACCCGCACGCGCCGGCGTACGCGGCGCTGGTGGATACCGGCGGGAGTGGCCCGGACAACCTGGTGGACCTTCAGGCCGGACTGGCGGCGGTGCGGGCCGGGTACGGCGAGGCGGTTGCGCTGGACACCCTGACCCGGATCGTGATCACGCATCCGCATCCGGATCACCTGGGCGGCCTGAGCGCCCTGCGGGAGTACACGGACGTGCCCGTGGCGGCGTTCCACAGCGCCGTGCCGTTCATCGAGCAGCCCGGCGCGATCCGCTCGGCGTGGCTGACACAACCCGACGCGCAGGCCGTGTGGCTCGGCCTCCCACCCGGCAGCGAACTGGACGGGCGTATCCGCCGCCGGGGCTCGAACCTGACCGTGCCGCGTGCCCTCCCGGTCGCCACGCCCCTGCACGATGGGGACGTGCTAGACGACCTCCTGCACGTCATCCACACGCCGGGCCATGAGGGCAACCAGATCTGCCTGCGCGTGGACGAGGTGCTGCTCAGCGCCGATCACCTGCTGCCGCTGAACTCGCCGCCGCTGATGCCCGCCCGCTTCCTGCGCGGCAGTGGCGTGGCCGCCTACCTGGACTCACTGGACCGCGTGGAGAGGCTGGACGGCGTGACCCTCGCCCTGGGCGGCCACGACGGCCCCATGTCCGACCCCCGCGCCCGCATCCACGCGCTGCGGGGGCGCACGCACGAGAAACTGGACGGCCTGCTGGCCGCCTGCACGCACCCCATGACCATCCACGACCTGCTGCTCGCGCTGCACCCGCGCCTGCGGTCCATTCAGGCGGTGCTGCTGCTCGACCAGACCGCCGCACTGGCGGAATATCTGGCCGCGACAGGCGCGCTGAGCGAAACCACCCGCGAGGACGGCGCGGGCCTGTTCACCCGCACCTGA